A portion of the Desulfurobacterium indicum genome contains these proteins:
- a CDS encoding transposase → ASTEEEALRGFEKFKEKWELKYPKVVKSWEQELYKLLTFLKYPESVRRVIYTTNLIERTIKEIRKRVKVIGALPSVRAVEKFVYLRVAVLNDRWTNRVVNGFLEAKEELQDMFSRRYS, encoded by the coding sequence GCCTCTACGGAAGAAGAGGCTCTGAGGGGTTTTGAGAAGTTCAAGGAGAAGTGGGAATTAAAGTATCCTAAGGTTGTAAAGTCATGGGAGCAAGAGCTTTATAAACTCCTTACGTTCCTCAAGTATCCTGAGTCTGTCAGAAGAGTGATATATACAACAAACCTGATAGAAAGGACGATAAAGGAAATAAGGAAGAGGGTTAAGGTCATAGGTGCTTTACCATCAGTTAGAGCTGTTGAAAAATTTGTTTATTTAAGAGTTGCAGTGCTTAATGATAGATGGACTAACAGAGTAGTAAATGGATTCCTTGAGGCTAAGGAAGAACTTCAGGATATGTTCTCCAGGAGGTACTCCTAA